Proteins encoded by one window of Mustela erminea isolate mMusErm1 chromosome 7, mMusErm1.Pri, whole genome shotgun sequence:
- the ADAM33 gene encoding disintegrin and metalloproteinase domain-containing protein 33 isoform X5: MALKGPSEGPRPIPTPHPLRPGRDLPRGLALADPRGAARIPQALLLTLDSRSCSPRAHGVWPGARVGRMGCGVPCRVAREAAGRLLWAWVGLDPAGAEPGAGSRVVEAGALSAMGWGSRRAGGSRAWLLLLLLLRLPLPLWGVEEFQGNHPGKPVTLHWVPDGRVRRVVPLEEPVSKLDSGLVSLKAEGQELLLELEKSHRLLAPGYTETHYSPDGHPVVLVPNHTDHCLYHGHVRGFPDSWVVFSTCSGMRGLITLDRNASYYVHPWSARDSEAFVTHKMFQIGQLLGWKGACGHRDARNKGDMASLSRATQVKERREVGRSPKFLELYIVADHTLFLTQHRNLNHTKQRLLEVANYVDQILRTLDIQVALTGLEVWTEQDQSRVTPDANATLWAFLHWRRGLRARRPHDSAQLLTGRAFQGATVGLAPIEGMCCAESSGGVSTDHSELPIGAAATMAHEIGHSLGLSHDPDGCCVEAAAEQGGCVMAAATGRPFPRVFSACSRRQLRAFFRKGGGACLSNAPDSGLLVPRARCGNGLVEDGEECDCGASQECPDACCFAHNCSLRAGAQCTHGDCCARCLLKPAGVPCRGAVGDCDLPEFCTGASPYCPPDFYLLDGSPCAGGRGYCWDGACPTLEQQCQQLWGPASSPAPEACFQIVNSAGDAHGNCGEDSKGGFVPCAQRDAQCGKLQCLGGEQRPRPSHTVPVDSTIGLGSDEVTCRGVFVMPGVQLDVLDLGLVEPGTQCGPSMVCQDRRCRNTTFWQLEQCLAACHGRGVCNSNQNCHCAPGWAPPFCDKRGFGGSVDSGPMQPEDHKAFLLAVMLCFVLPLLLGAGLAWCCFRCPGSHLLPCLWGLRRDAPSRGPKDGPNRDCPPSGVHSMELGPAVIGEPQPLAGQVQKLNPVAGERELLR; encoded by the exons ATGGCCCTCAAAGGCCCTTCCGAGGGGCCCCGCCCCATCCCCACTCCACACCCGCTCCGCCCCGGCAGAGACCTACCCCGCGGCTTGGCGCTGGCTGATCCCCGGGGGGCCGCACGGATTCCGCAGGCCCTGCTCCTAACCTTAGACAGCCGCTCCTGTTCCCCGAGGGCGCACGGGGTCTGGCCGGGAGCCAGGGTCGGGCGGATGGGCTGCGGGGTTCCGTGCCGGGTGGCGCGGGAGGCGGCCGGCCGGCTGCTCTGGGCGTGGGTCGGCCTGGATCCAGCCGGGGcggagccgggagccgggagccgcgTCGTGGAGGCCGGGGCGCTCTCAGCGATGGGCTGGGGGTCTCGGAGAGCTGGAGGGTCGCGGgcgtggctgctgctgctgctgctcttgaGGCTACCTTTACCGTTGTGGGGGGTCGAAGAGTTTCAAG GAAACCACCCTGGAAAACCAGTCACCTTGCACTGGGTCCCAGATGGAAGAGTCAGGCGCGTGGTCCCCCTGGAGGAGCCG GTCTCGAAGCTAGACTCGGGGCTGGTGTCCTTGAAGGCTGAAGGGCAGGAGCTCCTGCTGGAGCTGGAGAAGAGCCA CAGGCTGCTGGCCCCAGGATACACAGAAACCCACTATAGCCCAGATGGGCACCCAGTGGTGCTGGTCCCCAACCACACG GACCACTGCCTCTACCATGGGCACGTGAGGGGCTTCCCTGACTCCTGGGTGGTCTTCAGCACCTGCTCCGGGATGAG GGGCCTGATCACACTGGACAGGAATGCCAGTTACTATGTGCATCCTTGGTCAGCCAGAGACTCTGAGGCCTTCGTCACTCACAAGATGTTCCAGATCGGGCAGCTGCTTGGCTGGAAAGGGGCCTGTGGCCACAGGGATGCCAGGAACAAAGGGGACATGGCTAGCCTTTCTCGTGCCACTCAGGTCAAG GAGAGGCGGGAGGTCGGCAGGAGCCCAAAGTTCTTGGAGTTGTACATTGTGGCTGACCACACGCTG TTTTTGACCCAGCACCGGAACCTGAACCACACCAAACAGCGTCTCCTGGAGGTGGCCAACTATGTGGACCAG ATTCTCAGGACTCTGGACATTCAGGTGGCCCTGACGGGCCTGGAAGTGTGGACGGAGCAGGATCAGAGCCGCGTCACGCCAGACGCCAATGCCACGCTCTGGGCCTTCCTGCACTGGCGCCGAGGGCTGAGGGCACGGCGGCCACACGACTCCGCGCAGCTGCTCAC GGGCCGCGCCTTCCAGGGCGCCACCGTGGGCCTGGCGCCCATCGAGGGCATGTGTTGCGCGGAGAGCTCCGGAGGCGTGAGCACG GACCACTCGGAGCTTCCCATTGGCGCAGCAGCCACCATGGCCCACGAGATAGGTCACAGCCTTGGCCTCAGCCACGACCCCGACGGCTGCTGTGTGGAGGCGGCGGCCGAGCAAGGCGGCTGTGTCATGGCCGCGGCCACGGG GCGCCCATTCCCGCGGGTGTTCAGCGCCTGCAGCCGGCGCCAGCTGCGCGCCTTCTTCCGCAAGGGGGGCGGTGCGTGCCTTTCCAACGCGCCCGACTCGGGGCTCCTCGTGCCCCGGGCGCGCTGCGGGAACGGCCTCGTGGAGGACGGCGAGGAGTGCGACTGCGGCGCCAGCCAG GAGTGCCCGGACGCCTGCTGCTTCGCCCACAACTGTTCGCTGCGCGCGGGGGCCCAGTGCACCCACGGGGACTGCTGCGCTCGCTGCCTG CTGAAGCCGGCCGGCGTGCCGTGCCGCGGAGCTGTGGGTGACTGTGACCTCCCAGAGTTTTGCACGGGCGCCTCCCCTTACTGCCCCCCGGACTTTTACCTCCTGGACGGCTCGCCCTGTGCCGGCGGCCGGGGCTACTGCTGGGATGGTGCATGTCCTACACTGGAGCAGCAGTGCCAGCAGCTCTGGGGGCCTG CCTCCAGCCCAGCACCAGAGGCCTGTTTCCAGATCGTGAACTCCGCGGGAGACGCCCACGGGAACTGCGGGGAGGACAGCAAGGGTGGCTTTGTGCCTTGTGCGCAGAG GGATGCTCAGTGCGGGAAGCTGCAGTGCCTTGGTGGGGAGCAGCGGCCACGCCCATCGCACACTGTGCCGGTGGACTCCACCATTGGACTAGGCAGCGATGAGGTGACCTGCAGGGGAGTCTTTGTGATGCCCGGTGTCCAGCTGGATGTGCTCGACTTGGGCCTGGTAGAGCCAGGCACCCAGTGTGGACCTAGCATG GTGTGCCAGGACAGGCGCTGCCGAAATACTACCTTCTGGCAGCTGGAGCAATGCCTGGCAGCCTGCCATGGCCGTGGG GTTTGCAACAGTAACCAAAACTGCCACTGTGCTCCGGGGTGGGCTCCGCCCTTCTGCGACAAGCGAGGGTTTGGTGGCAGTGTGGACAGTGGCCCCATGCAGCCTGAAG ACCACAAGGCCTTCCTGCTGGCAGTGATGCTTTGCTTTGTGTTGCCGTTGCTCCTGGGGGCTGGCCTGGCCTGGTGCTGCTTCAGGTGCCCAGGATCCCATCTCCTGCCATGCCTCTGGGGCTTGAGGAGGGACGCCCCAAGCCGAGG GCCCAAAGATGGCCCAAACAGGGACTGCCCCCCCAGCGGTGTTCACTCCATGGAATTGGGCCCAGCAGTCATTGGAGAGCCCCAGCCCTTGG CGGGTCAAGTCCAGAAGCTGAATCCTGTCGCTGGTGAGAGGGAGCTTCTGAGATGA
- the ADAM33 gene encoding disintegrin and metalloproteinase domain-containing protein 33 isoform X9, which produces MALKGPSEGPRPIPTPHPLRPGRDLPRGLALADPRGAARIPQALLLTLDSRSCSPRAHGVWPGARVGRMGCGVPCRVAREAAGRLLWAWVGLDPAGAEPGAGSRVVEAGALSAMGWGSRRAGGSRAWLLLLLLLRLPLPLWGVEEFQGNHPGKPVTLHWVPDGRVRRVVPLEEPVSKLDSGLVSLKAEGQELLLELEKSHRLLAPGYTETHYSPDGHPVVLVPNHTDHCLYHGHVRGFPDSWVVFSTCSGMRGLITLDRNASYYVHPWSARDSEAFVTHKMFQIGQLLGWKGACGHRDARNKGDMASLSRATQVKERREVGRSPKFLELYIVADHTLFLTQHRNLNHTKQRLLEVANYVDQILRTLDIQVALTGLEVWTEQDQSRVTPDANATLWAFLHWRRGLRARRPHDSAQLLTGRAFQGATVGLAPIEGMCCAESSGGVSTDHSELPIGAAATMAHEIGHSLGLSHDPDGCCVEAAAEQGGCVMAAATGRPFPRVFSACSRRQLRAFFRKGGGACLSNAPDSGLLVPRARCGNGLVEDGEECDCGASQECPDACCFAHNCSLRAGAQCTHGDCCARCLLKPAGVPCRGAVGDCDLPEFCTGASPYCPPDFYLLDGSPCAGGRGYCWDGACPTLEQQCQQLWGPASSPAPEACFQIVNSAGDAHGNCGEDSKGGFVPCAQRDAQCGKLQCLGGEQRPRPSHTVPVDSTIGLGSDEVTCRGVFVMPGVQLDVLDLGLVEPGTQCGPSMVCQDRRCRNTTFWQLEQCLAACHGRGVCNSNQNCHCAPGWAPPFCDKRGFGGSVDSGPMQPEDHKAFLLAVMLCFVLPLLLGAGLAWCCFRCPGSHLLPCLWGLRRDAPSRGGSSPEAESCRW; this is translated from the exons ATGGCCCTCAAAGGCCCTTCCGAGGGGCCCCGCCCCATCCCCACTCCACACCCGCTCCGCCCCGGCAGAGACCTACCCCGCGGCTTGGCGCTGGCTGATCCCCGGGGGGCCGCACGGATTCCGCAGGCCCTGCTCCTAACCTTAGACAGCCGCTCCTGTTCCCCGAGGGCGCACGGGGTCTGGCCGGGAGCCAGGGTCGGGCGGATGGGCTGCGGGGTTCCGTGCCGGGTGGCGCGGGAGGCGGCCGGCCGGCTGCTCTGGGCGTGGGTCGGCCTGGATCCAGCCGGGGcggagccgggagccgggagccgcgTCGTGGAGGCCGGGGCGCTCTCAGCGATGGGCTGGGGGTCTCGGAGAGCTGGAGGGTCGCGGgcgtggctgctgctgctgctgctcttgaGGCTACCTTTACCGTTGTGGGGGGTCGAAGAGTTTCAAG GAAACCACCCTGGAAAACCAGTCACCTTGCACTGGGTCCCAGATGGAAGAGTCAGGCGCGTGGTCCCCCTGGAGGAGCCG GTCTCGAAGCTAGACTCGGGGCTGGTGTCCTTGAAGGCTGAAGGGCAGGAGCTCCTGCTGGAGCTGGAGAAGAGCCA CAGGCTGCTGGCCCCAGGATACACAGAAACCCACTATAGCCCAGATGGGCACCCAGTGGTGCTGGTCCCCAACCACACG GACCACTGCCTCTACCATGGGCACGTGAGGGGCTTCCCTGACTCCTGGGTGGTCTTCAGCACCTGCTCCGGGATGAG GGGCCTGATCACACTGGACAGGAATGCCAGTTACTATGTGCATCCTTGGTCAGCCAGAGACTCTGAGGCCTTCGTCACTCACAAGATGTTCCAGATCGGGCAGCTGCTTGGCTGGAAAGGGGCCTGTGGCCACAGGGATGCCAGGAACAAAGGGGACATGGCTAGCCTTTCTCGTGCCACTCAGGTCAAG GAGAGGCGGGAGGTCGGCAGGAGCCCAAAGTTCTTGGAGTTGTACATTGTGGCTGACCACACGCTG TTTTTGACCCAGCACCGGAACCTGAACCACACCAAACAGCGTCTCCTGGAGGTGGCCAACTATGTGGACCAG ATTCTCAGGACTCTGGACATTCAGGTGGCCCTGACGGGCCTGGAAGTGTGGACGGAGCAGGATCAGAGCCGCGTCACGCCAGACGCCAATGCCACGCTCTGGGCCTTCCTGCACTGGCGCCGAGGGCTGAGGGCACGGCGGCCACACGACTCCGCGCAGCTGCTCAC GGGCCGCGCCTTCCAGGGCGCCACCGTGGGCCTGGCGCCCATCGAGGGCATGTGTTGCGCGGAGAGCTCCGGAGGCGTGAGCACG GACCACTCGGAGCTTCCCATTGGCGCAGCAGCCACCATGGCCCACGAGATAGGTCACAGCCTTGGCCTCAGCCACGACCCCGACGGCTGCTGTGTGGAGGCGGCGGCCGAGCAAGGCGGCTGTGTCATGGCCGCGGCCACGGG GCGCCCATTCCCGCGGGTGTTCAGCGCCTGCAGCCGGCGCCAGCTGCGCGCCTTCTTCCGCAAGGGGGGCGGTGCGTGCCTTTCCAACGCGCCCGACTCGGGGCTCCTCGTGCCCCGGGCGCGCTGCGGGAACGGCCTCGTGGAGGACGGCGAGGAGTGCGACTGCGGCGCCAGCCAG GAGTGCCCGGACGCCTGCTGCTTCGCCCACAACTGTTCGCTGCGCGCGGGGGCCCAGTGCACCCACGGGGACTGCTGCGCTCGCTGCCTG CTGAAGCCGGCCGGCGTGCCGTGCCGCGGAGCTGTGGGTGACTGTGACCTCCCAGAGTTTTGCACGGGCGCCTCCCCTTACTGCCCCCCGGACTTTTACCTCCTGGACGGCTCGCCCTGTGCCGGCGGCCGGGGCTACTGCTGGGATGGTGCATGTCCTACACTGGAGCAGCAGTGCCAGCAGCTCTGGGGGCCTG CCTCCAGCCCAGCACCAGAGGCCTGTTTCCAGATCGTGAACTCCGCGGGAGACGCCCACGGGAACTGCGGGGAGGACAGCAAGGGTGGCTTTGTGCCTTGTGCGCAGAG GGATGCTCAGTGCGGGAAGCTGCAGTGCCTTGGTGGGGAGCAGCGGCCACGCCCATCGCACACTGTGCCGGTGGACTCCACCATTGGACTAGGCAGCGATGAGGTGACCTGCAGGGGAGTCTTTGTGATGCCCGGTGTCCAGCTGGATGTGCTCGACTTGGGCCTGGTAGAGCCAGGCACCCAGTGTGGACCTAGCATG GTGTGCCAGGACAGGCGCTGCCGAAATACTACCTTCTGGCAGCTGGAGCAATGCCTGGCAGCCTGCCATGGCCGTGGG GTTTGCAACAGTAACCAAAACTGCCACTGTGCTCCGGGGTGGGCTCCGCCCTTCTGCGACAAGCGAGGGTTTGGTGGCAGTGTGGACAGTGGCCCCATGCAGCCTGAAG ACCACAAGGCCTTCCTGCTGGCAGTGATGCTTTGCTTTGTGTTGCCGTTGCTCCTGGGGGCTGGCCTGGCCTGGTGCTGCTTCAGGTGCCCAGGATCCCATCTCCTGCCATGCCTCTGGGGCTTGAGGAGGGACGCCCCAAGCCGAGG CGGGTCAAGTCCAGAAGCTGAATCCTGTCGCTGGTGA
- the ADAM33 gene encoding disintegrin and metalloproteinase domain-containing protein 33 isoform X2, which produces MALKGPSEGPRPIPTPHPLRPGRDLPRGLALADPRGAARIPQALLLTLDSRSCSPRAHGVWPGARVGRMGCGVPCRVAREAAGRLLWAWVGLDPAGAEPGAGSRVVEAGALSAMGWGSRRAGGSRAWLLLLLLLRLPLPLWGVEEFQGNHPGKPVTLHWVPDGRVRRVVPLEEPVSKLDSGLVSLKAEGQELLLELEKSQLLAPGYTETHYSPDGHPVVLVPNHTDHCLYHGHVRGFPDSWVVFSTCSGMRGLITLDRNASYYVHPWSARDSEAFVTHKMFQIGQLLGWKGACGHRDARNKGDMASLSRATQVKERREVGRSPKFLELYIVADHTLFLTQHRNLNHTKQRLLEVANYVDQILRTLDIQVALTGLEVWTEQDQSRVTPDANATLWAFLHWRRGLRARRPHDSAQLLTGRAFQGATVGLAPIEGMCCAESSGGVSTDHSELPIGAAATMAHEIGHSLGLSHDPDGCCVEAAAEQGGCVMAAATGRPFPRVFSACSRRQLRAFFRKGGGACLSNAPDSGLLVPRARCGNGLVEDGEECDCGASQECPDACCFAHNCSLRAGAQCTHGDCCARCLLKPAGVPCRGAVGDCDLPEFCTGASPYCPPDFYLLDGSPCAGGRGYCWDGACPTLEQQCQQLWGPASSPAPEACFQIVNSAGDAHGNCGEDSKGGFVPCAQRDAQCGKLQCLGGEQRPRPSHTVPVDSTIGLGSDEVTCRGVFVMPGVQLDVLDLGLVEPGTQCGPSMVCQDRRCRNTTFWQLEQCLAACHGRGVCNSNQNCHCAPGWAPPFCDKRGFGGSVDSGPMQPEDHKAFLLAVMLCFVLPLLLGAGLAWCCFRCPGSHLLPCLWGLRRDAPSRGPKDGPNRDCPPSGVHSMELGPAVIGEPQPLAPRHPEAPVPTLPQGLLPVVTICGLHPLLQTLRTLPEPRSHLEEPLAGCPACNPKRVKSRS; this is translated from the exons ATGGCCCTCAAAGGCCCTTCCGAGGGGCCCCGCCCCATCCCCACTCCACACCCGCTCCGCCCCGGCAGAGACCTACCCCGCGGCTTGGCGCTGGCTGATCCCCGGGGGGCCGCACGGATTCCGCAGGCCCTGCTCCTAACCTTAGACAGCCGCTCCTGTTCCCCGAGGGCGCACGGGGTCTGGCCGGGAGCCAGGGTCGGGCGGATGGGCTGCGGGGTTCCGTGCCGGGTGGCGCGGGAGGCGGCCGGCCGGCTGCTCTGGGCGTGGGTCGGCCTGGATCCAGCCGGGGcggagccgggagccgggagccgcgTCGTGGAGGCCGGGGCGCTCTCAGCGATGGGCTGGGGGTCTCGGAGAGCTGGAGGGTCGCGGgcgtggctgctgctgctgctgctcttgaGGCTACCTTTACCGTTGTGGGGGGTCGAAGAGTTTCAAG GAAACCACCCTGGAAAACCAGTCACCTTGCACTGGGTCCCAGATGGAAGAGTCAGGCGCGTGGTCCCCCTGGAGGAGCCG GTCTCGAAGCTAGACTCGGGGCTGGTGTCCTTGAAGGCTGAAGGGCAGGAGCTCCTGCTGGAGCTGGAGAAGAGCCA GCTGCTGGCCCCAGGATACACAGAAACCCACTATAGCCCAGATGGGCACCCAGTGGTGCTGGTCCCCAACCACACG GACCACTGCCTCTACCATGGGCACGTGAGGGGCTTCCCTGACTCCTGGGTGGTCTTCAGCACCTGCTCCGGGATGAG GGGCCTGATCACACTGGACAGGAATGCCAGTTACTATGTGCATCCTTGGTCAGCCAGAGACTCTGAGGCCTTCGTCACTCACAAGATGTTCCAGATCGGGCAGCTGCTTGGCTGGAAAGGGGCCTGTGGCCACAGGGATGCCAGGAACAAAGGGGACATGGCTAGCCTTTCTCGTGCCACTCAGGTCAAG GAGAGGCGGGAGGTCGGCAGGAGCCCAAAGTTCTTGGAGTTGTACATTGTGGCTGACCACACGCTG TTTTTGACCCAGCACCGGAACCTGAACCACACCAAACAGCGTCTCCTGGAGGTGGCCAACTATGTGGACCAG ATTCTCAGGACTCTGGACATTCAGGTGGCCCTGACGGGCCTGGAAGTGTGGACGGAGCAGGATCAGAGCCGCGTCACGCCAGACGCCAATGCCACGCTCTGGGCCTTCCTGCACTGGCGCCGAGGGCTGAGGGCACGGCGGCCACACGACTCCGCGCAGCTGCTCAC GGGCCGCGCCTTCCAGGGCGCCACCGTGGGCCTGGCGCCCATCGAGGGCATGTGTTGCGCGGAGAGCTCCGGAGGCGTGAGCACG GACCACTCGGAGCTTCCCATTGGCGCAGCAGCCACCATGGCCCACGAGATAGGTCACAGCCTTGGCCTCAGCCACGACCCCGACGGCTGCTGTGTGGAGGCGGCGGCCGAGCAAGGCGGCTGTGTCATGGCCGCGGCCACGGG GCGCCCATTCCCGCGGGTGTTCAGCGCCTGCAGCCGGCGCCAGCTGCGCGCCTTCTTCCGCAAGGGGGGCGGTGCGTGCCTTTCCAACGCGCCCGACTCGGGGCTCCTCGTGCCCCGGGCGCGCTGCGGGAACGGCCTCGTGGAGGACGGCGAGGAGTGCGACTGCGGCGCCAGCCAG GAGTGCCCGGACGCCTGCTGCTTCGCCCACAACTGTTCGCTGCGCGCGGGGGCCCAGTGCACCCACGGGGACTGCTGCGCTCGCTGCCTG CTGAAGCCGGCCGGCGTGCCGTGCCGCGGAGCTGTGGGTGACTGTGACCTCCCAGAGTTTTGCACGGGCGCCTCCCCTTACTGCCCCCCGGACTTTTACCTCCTGGACGGCTCGCCCTGTGCCGGCGGCCGGGGCTACTGCTGGGATGGTGCATGTCCTACACTGGAGCAGCAGTGCCAGCAGCTCTGGGGGCCTG CCTCCAGCCCAGCACCAGAGGCCTGTTTCCAGATCGTGAACTCCGCGGGAGACGCCCACGGGAACTGCGGGGAGGACAGCAAGGGTGGCTTTGTGCCTTGTGCGCAGAG GGATGCTCAGTGCGGGAAGCTGCAGTGCCTTGGTGGGGAGCAGCGGCCACGCCCATCGCACACTGTGCCGGTGGACTCCACCATTGGACTAGGCAGCGATGAGGTGACCTGCAGGGGAGTCTTTGTGATGCCCGGTGTCCAGCTGGATGTGCTCGACTTGGGCCTGGTAGAGCCAGGCACCCAGTGTGGACCTAGCATG GTGTGCCAGGACAGGCGCTGCCGAAATACTACCTTCTGGCAGCTGGAGCAATGCCTGGCAGCCTGCCATGGCCGTGGG GTTTGCAACAGTAACCAAAACTGCCACTGTGCTCCGGGGTGGGCTCCGCCCTTCTGCGACAAGCGAGGGTTTGGTGGCAGTGTGGACAGTGGCCCCATGCAGCCTGAAG ACCACAAGGCCTTCCTGCTGGCAGTGATGCTTTGCTTTGTGTTGCCGTTGCTCCTGGGGGCTGGCCTGGCCTGGTGCTGCTTCAGGTGCCCAGGATCCCATCTCCTGCCATGCCTCTGGGGCTTGAGGAGGGACGCCCCAAGCCGAGG GCCCAAAGATGGCCCAAACAGGGACTGCCCCCCCAGCGGTGTTCACTCCATGGAATTGGGCCCAGCAGTCATTGGAGAGCCCCAGCCCTTGG cacccagacaccctgaggccccagtccccaccctgccccagggacTCCTGCCAGTGGTCACCATATGTGGCCTCCACCCATTGCTGCAGACCTTGAGAACTCTGCCAGAGCCCAGGAGCCACCTTGAGGAGCCTCTGGCTGGGTGCCCTGCCTGCAACCCCAAG CGGGTCAAGTCCAGAAGCTGA
- the ADAM33 gene encoding disintegrin and metalloproteinase domain-containing protein 33 isoform X4 gives MALKGPSEGPRPIPTPHPLRPGRDLPRGLALADPRGAARIPQALLLTLDSRSCSPRAHGVWPGARVGRMGCGVPCRVAREAAGRLLWAWVGLDPAGAEPGAGSRVVEAGALSAMGWGSRRAGGSRAWLLLLLLLRLPLPLWGVEEFQGNHPGKPVTLHWVPDGRVRRVVPLEEPVSKLDSGLVSLKAEGQELLLELEKSHRLLAPGYTETHYSPDGHPVVLVPNHTDHCLYHGHVRGFPDSWVVFSTCSGMRGLITLDRNASYYVHPWSARDSEAFVTHKMFQIGQLLGWKGACGHRDARNKGDMASLSRATQVKERREVGRSPKFLELYIVADHTLFLTQHRNLNHTKQRLLEVANYVDQILRTLDIQVALTGLEVWTEQDQSRVTPDANATLWAFLHWRRGLRARRPHDSAQLLTGRAFQGATVGLAPIEGMCCAESSGGVSTDHSELPIGAAATMAHEIGHSLGLSHDPDGCCVEAAAEQGGCVMAAATGRPFPRVFSACSRRQLRAFFRKGGGACLSNAPDSGLLVPRARCGNGLVEDGEECDCGASQECPDACCFAHNCSLRAGAQCTHGDCCARCLLKPAGVPCRGAVGDCDLPEFCTGASPYCPPDFYLLDGSPCAGGRGYCWDGACPTLEQQCQQLWGPASSPAPEACFQIVNSAGDAHGNCGEDSKGGFVPCAQRDAQCGKLQCLGGEQRPRPSHTVPVDSTIGLGSDEVTCRGVFVMPGVQLDVLDLGLVEPGTQCGPSMVCQDRRCRNTTFWQLEQCLAACHGRGVCNSNQNCHCAPGWAPPFCDKRGFGGSVDSGPMQPEDHKAFLLAVMLCFVLPLLLGAGLAWCCFRCPGSHLLPCLWGLRRDAPSRGGLPHPLFYKLILQAQRWPKQGLPPQRCSLHGIGPSSHWRAPALGGSSPEAESCRW, from the exons ATGGCCCTCAAAGGCCCTTCCGAGGGGCCCCGCCCCATCCCCACTCCACACCCGCTCCGCCCCGGCAGAGACCTACCCCGCGGCTTGGCGCTGGCTGATCCCCGGGGGGCCGCACGGATTCCGCAGGCCCTGCTCCTAACCTTAGACAGCCGCTCCTGTTCCCCGAGGGCGCACGGGGTCTGGCCGGGAGCCAGGGTCGGGCGGATGGGCTGCGGGGTTCCGTGCCGGGTGGCGCGGGAGGCGGCCGGCCGGCTGCTCTGGGCGTGGGTCGGCCTGGATCCAGCCGGGGcggagccgggagccgggagccgcgTCGTGGAGGCCGGGGCGCTCTCAGCGATGGGCTGGGGGTCTCGGAGAGCTGGAGGGTCGCGGgcgtggctgctgctgctgctgctcttgaGGCTACCTTTACCGTTGTGGGGGGTCGAAGAGTTTCAAG GAAACCACCCTGGAAAACCAGTCACCTTGCACTGGGTCCCAGATGGAAGAGTCAGGCGCGTGGTCCCCCTGGAGGAGCCG GTCTCGAAGCTAGACTCGGGGCTGGTGTCCTTGAAGGCTGAAGGGCAGGAGCTCCTGCTGGAGCTGGAGAAGAGCCA CAGGCTGCTGGCCCCAGGATACACAGAAACCCACTATAGCCCAGATGGGCACCCAGTGGTGCTGGTCCCCAACCACACG GACCACTGCCTCTACCATGGGCACGTGAGGGGCTTCCCTGACTCCTGGGTGGTCTTCAGCACCTGCTCCGGGATGAG GGGCCTGATCACACTGGACAGGAATGCCAGTTACTATGTGCATCCTTGGTCAGCCAGAGACTCTGAGGCCTTCGTCACTCACAAGATGTTCCAGATCGGGCAGCTGCTTGGCTGGAAAGGGGCCTGTGGCCACAGGGATGCCAGGAACAAAGGGGACATGGCTAGCCTTTCTCGTGCCACTCAGGTCAAG GAGAGGCGGGAGGTCGGCAGGAGCCCAAAGTTCTTGGAGTTGTACATTGTGGCTGACCACACGCTG TTTTTGACCCAGCACCGGAACCTGAACCACACCAAACAGCGTCTCCTGGAGGTGGCCAACTATGTGGACCAG ATTCTCAGGACTCTGGACATTCAGGTGGCCCTGACGGGCCTGGAAGTGTGGACGGAGCAGGATCAGAGCCGCGTCACGCCAGACGCCAATGCCACGCTCTGGGCCTTCCTGCACTGGCGCCGAGGGCTGAGGGCACGGCGGCCACACGACTCCGCGCAGCTGCTCAC GGGCCGCGCCTTCCAGGGCGCCACCGTGGGCCTGGCGCCCATCGAGGGCATGTGTTGCGCGGAGAGCTCCGGAGGCGTGAGCACG GACCACTCGGAGCTTCCCATTGGCGCAGCAGCCACCATGGCCCACGAGATAGGTCACAGCCTTGGCCTCAGCCACGACCCCGACGGCTGCTGTGTGGAGGCGGCGGCCGAGCAAGGCGGCTGTGTCATGGCCGCGGCCACGGG GCGCCCATTCCCGCGGGTGTTCAGCGCCTGCAGCCGGCGCCAGCTGCGCGCCTTCTTCCGCAAGGGGGGCGGTGCGTGCCTTTCCAACGCGCCCGACTCGGGGCTCCTCGTGCCCCGGGCGCGCTGCGGGAACGGCCTCGTGGAGGACGGCGAGGAGTGCGACTGCGGCGCCAGCCAG GAGTGCCCGGACGCCTGCTGCTTCGCCCACAACTGTTCGCTGCGCGCGGGGGCCCAGTGCACCCACGGGGACTGCTGCGCTCGCTGCCTG CTGAAGCCGGCCGGCGTGCCGTGCCGCGGAGCTGTGGGTGACTGTGACCTCCCAGAGTTTTGCACGGGCGCCTCCCCTTACTGCCCCCCGGACTTTTACCTCCTGGACGGCTCGCCCTGTGCCGGCGGCCGGGGCTACTGCTGGGATGGTGCATGTCCTACACTGGAGCAGCAGTGCCAGCAGCTCTGGGGGCCTG CCTCCAGCCCAGCACCAGAGGCCTGTTTCCAGATCGTGAACTCCGCGGGAGACGCCCACGGGAACTGCGGGGAGGACAGCAAGGGTGGCTTTGTGCCTTGTGCGCAGAG GGATGCTCAGTGCGGGAAGCTGCAGTGCCTTGGTGGGGAGCAGCGGCCACGCCCATCGCACACTGTGCCGGTGGACTCCACCATTGGACTAGGCAGCGATGAGGTGACCTGCAGGGGAGTCTTTGTGATGCCCGGTGTCCAGCTGGATGTGCTCGACTTGGGCCTGGTAGAGCCAGGCACCCAGTGTGGACCTAGCATG GTGTGCCAGGACAGGCGCTGCCGAAATACTACCTTCTGGCAGCTGGAGCAATGCCTGGCAGCCTGCCATGGCCGTGGG GTTTGCAACAGTAACCAAAACTGCCACTGTGCTCCGGGGTGGGCTCCGCCCTTCTGCGACAAGCGAGGGTTTGGTGGCAGTGTGGACAGTGGCCCCATGCAGCCTGAAG ACCACAAGGCCTTCCTGCTGGCAGTGATGCTTTGCTTTGTGTTGCCGTTGCTCCTGGGGGCTGGCCTGGCCTGGTGCTGCTTCAGGTGCCCAGGATCCCATCTCCTGCCATGCCTCTGGGGCTTGAGGAGGGACGCCCCAAGCCGAGG GGGACTGCCTCACCCTTTGTTCTACAAGCTCATCCTGCAG GCCCAAAGATGGCCCAAACAGGGACTGCCCCCCCAGCGGTGTTCACTCCATGGAATTGGGCCCAGCAGTCATTGGAGAGCCCCAGCCCTTGG CGGGTCAAGTCCAGAAGCTGAATCCTGTCGCTGGTGA